One Actinomadura viridis genomic region harbors:
- a CDS encoding MarR family winged helix-turn-helix transcriptional regulator gives MSSDAERPAGPGFELPLRMLMAFRAAIDEVHAELAREGHPDLRPMHGFVFQAIGPHGTTAVELGQRLGISKQAAGKTVETLERLGYVERAADSRDARRKVVRLTGRGVDSLARSAAAFERVRARWSGELGEERLRALEGDLRRLAPGDLFRLDVPGWFGSG, from the coding sequence ATGTCAAGTGACGCCGAACGACCGGCCGGGCCGGGCTTCGAGCTCCCGCTGCGGATGCTCATGGCGTTCCGCGCGGCCATCGACGAGGTGCACGCGGAACTCGCCCGCGAGGGCCATCCCGACCTGCGCCCGATGCACGGGTTCGTGTTCCAGGCGATCGGGCCGCACGGCACGACCGCGGTGGAGCTGGGCCAGCGGCTGGGCATCTCCAAGCAGGCCGCGGGCAAGACCGTCGAGACGCTGGAACGGCTGGGGTACGTCGAGCGCGCCGCCGACTCCCGGGACGCCCGCCGCAAGGTCGTCCGGCTCACCGGGCGCGGCGTCGACTCGCTGGCGCGCTCGGCCGCCGCCTTCGAGCGCGTCAGGGCCCGCTGGAGCGGGGAACTGGGCGAGGAACGGTTGCGCGCCCTGGAGGGCGACCTGCGCCGGCTCGCCCCCGGGGACCTCTTCCGGCTGGACGTCCCGGGCTGGTTCGGGAGCGGCTGA
- a CDS encoding LuxR C-terminal-related transcriptional regulator: MRVVIAEDLALLRDGLIRLLEAFGFEVVEAVDNGPSLLRALTAHRPDVAVVDVRLPPTFTDEGLKAALEAREQVPGLPVLVLSQHVEQLYARELLSDSSGGIGYLLKDRVSDVSQFVDAVRRVAGGGTALDPDVVAQLLTRHAREEPLQALTPREREVLGLMAEGRSNAAIASSLFVTEKAISKHTNNIFSKLGLPPSEDDNRRVLAVLAYLGA; this comes from the coding sequence GTGCGCGTTGTCATCGCCGAGGACCTCGCCCTCCTCAGGGACGGGCTGATCCGGCTGCTCGAGGCGTTCGGCTTCGAGGTCGTCGAGGCGGTCGACAACGGGCCCTCGCTGCTGCGGGCCCTGACCGCGCACCGCCCGGACGTGGCGGTGGTGGACGTGCGGCTGCCGCCGACCTTCACCGACGAGGGGCTGAAGGCCGCACTGGAGGCCCGCGAGCAGGTCCCAGGGCTGCCGGTGCTGGTGCTGTCCCAGCACGTCGAGCAGCTGTACGCGCGCGAGCTGCTCTCCGACAGCTCCGGCGGCATCGGCTACCTGCTGAAGGACCGGGTGTCGGATGTGAGCCAGTTCGTGGACGCGGTACGGCGGGTGGCCGGCGGGGGCACCGCGCTGGACCCGGACGTGGTGGCGCAACTGCTGACCCGGCACGCCCGCGAGGAGCCGCTCCAGGCGCTGACCCCCCGCGAGCGCGAGGTGCTCGGGCTGATGGCCGAGGGGCGGTCGAACGCCGCGATCGCCTCCAGCCTGTTCGTGACCGAGAAGGCCATCAGCAAGCACACCAACAACATCTTCAGCAAGCTGGGGCTGCCTCCGTCCGAGGACGACAACCGCCGGGTTCTCGCCGTCCTGGCGTACCTGGGCGCCTGA
- a CDS encoding cupin, translating into MTLIRHAECRRTETPNGVMTTLASPTQGDAVMAVWRVDMTPGRRGPLHAFDTQQVWSFLEGSATIDLGGRGLGVGPGDTVVLPADVPRQVTTEEGFAAIVTAPAGARAYNPSGVGGEPCDLAPKDDERIVPLWAR; encoded by the coding sequence ATGACCCTCATCCGCCATGCCGAATGCCGCCGTACCGAGACGCCCAACGGAGTGATGACCACGCTGGCCTCGCCCACCCAGGGGGACGCGGTGATGGCCGTCTGGCGCGTGGACATGACCCCCGGCCGCCGGGGACCCCTGCACGCCTTCGACACCCAGCAGGTGTGGAGCTTCCTGGAAGGGAGCGCGACCATCGATCTCGGCGGGCGCGGCCTCGGCGTCGGGCCGGGCGACACCGTGGTCCTCCCGGCCGACGTGCCCCGCCAGGTGACCACCGAGGAGGGCTTCGCGGCCATCGTCACGGCACCGGCCGGGGCGCGGGCCTACAACCCCTCCGGAGTCGGGGGCGAGCCGTGCGACCTCGCACCCAAGGACGACGAACGGATCGTCCCGCTCTGGGCCCGCTGA
- a CDS encoding sensor histidine kinase, with translation MIDGDRGGEVVRTGLLTCVRGLVQVVVAQAVCIPLFVLTVLSIAFIPLGVGVVLAPVVLLAVRGVANTQRVWAAEWSGVPIPVPYRPEPDTRSPFRRLWWLLRDPATWRDVLWTVVNIPLGLLLGLLPAAMLVYGLEGVLVAPWLGRITFYGWGPFWPVDRFGPLSVAAAVALGAALTAFSFKAGPLVLKGHALFGQSLLAPARTTLALRVRELAETRSETVDASAAELRRIERDLHDGAQARLVALSMNIGLAEELMKRDPRAAQELLAEARSASGRALSELRDLVRGIHPPVLAERGLDGAVQALALTLPLPVDVRIDLPGRAEAPVESAAYFAVAEMLANIAKHSAATRAWIQIEHARDRLLMIVGDDGTGGADPAAGGGMRGIERRLAAFDGTMAVTSPPGGPTIVTMELPCALSSPRTSPSSGTG, from the coding sequence ATGATCGACGGTGACCGTGGCGGCGAGGTCGTCCGGACCGGCCTTCTCACCTGTGTCCGGGGGCTGGTCCAGGTGGTCGTGGCGCAGGCGGTGTGCATCCCCCTGTTCGTGCTGACGGTCCTGTCGATCGCCTTCATCCCGCTGGGCGTCGGGGTGGTGCTGGCCCCGGTCGTGCTCCTGGCCGTGCGGGGGGTGGCCAACACCCAGCGCGTGTGGGCGGCGGAGTGGTCGGGGGTGCCGATCCCGGTGCCGTACCGGCCCGAGCCGGACACGCGCTCACCGTTCCGGCGCCTGTGGTGGCTGCTGCGGGACCCGGCGACCTGGCGGGACGTGCTGTGGACGGTGGTGAACATCCCGCTCGGCCTGCTGCTGGGGCTGCTGCCCGCGGCGATGCTCGTCTACGGCCTGGAAGGGGTCCTCGTCGCGCCCTGGCTCGGTCGGATCACCTTCTACGGCTGGGGCCCGTTCTGGCCGGTGGACCGGTTCGGCCCGCTGAGCGTGGCGGCGGCCGTGGCGCTGGGCGCGGCGCTCACGGCGTTCTCGTTCAAGGCGGGGCCGCTGGTCCTCAAGGGGCACGCCCTGTTCGGGCAGTCCCTGCTGGCGCCGGCGCGCACGACGCTGGCCCTGCGGGTGCGGGAGCTGGCCGAGACGCGCTCGGAGACCGTGGACGCCTCGGCGGCCGAGCTGCGGCGGATCGAGCGGGACCTGCACGACGGCGCGCAGGCCCGGCTGGTCGCGCTGAGCATGAACATCGGGCTGGCCGAGGAGCTGATGAAGCGGGATCCGCGGGCCGCCCAGGAGCTGCTGGCGGAGGCCCGTTCGGCCAGCGGCCGGGCGCTGAGCGAGCTGCGGGACCTGGTCCGCGGCATCCACCCGCCGGTGCTGGCCGAGCGGGGGCTGGACGGCGCCGTCCAGGCGCTGGCGCTGACCCTCCCGCTGCCGGTGGACGTGCGGATCGACCTTCCCGGGCGGGCGGAGGCCCCGGTGGAGTCGGCGGCCTACTTCGCCGTGGCCGAGATGCTGGCCAACATCGCCAAGCACAGTGCCGCGACCCGTGCCTGGATCCAGATCGAGCACGCCCGGGACCGGCTGCTGATGATCGTCGGCGATGACGGGACCGGCGGCGCCGATCCCGCCGCCGGCGGGGGCATGCGCGGTATCGAACGGCGGCTGGCCGCTTTCGATGGGACGATGGCGGTCACCAGCCCACCGGGCGGGCCCACCATCGTGACCATGGAGCTGCCGTGCGCGTTGTCATCGCCGAGGACCTCGCCCTCCTCAGGGACGGGCTGA
- a CDS encoding Tex family protein, which produces MPPAPPVTERIATELGVREGQVRVAVDLLDGGATVPFIARYRKEATGALDDTQLRALEERLRYLRELDERRAAILESIESQGKLTDELRARITAAESKARLEDIYLPYKPKRRTKAQIAREAGLEPLADLLLNDPSHEPGAAAAGYVDAEKGVADEAAALEGARAILVERFAEDADLIGGLRERMWNQGRMVSRVRAGKEEEGAKFADYFDFAEPFAKLPSHRILALFRGEKEEVLDLDLEPEETGEEPEPGARSSYEAEIARRFAIADRGRPGDRWLLDAVRWAWRTRILVHLGIDLRTRLRQEAEDEAVRVFAANLRDLLLAAPAGTRTTMGLDPGLRTGVKVAVVDATGKVVATETIYPHEPRRRWDESVETLARLARAHAVDLVAIGNGTASRETDKLAADLIARHPDLRLTKIMVSEAGASVYSASAYASRELPDLDVSLRGAVSIARRLQDPLAELVKIDPKSIGVGQYQHDISEVKLSRSLDAVVEDAVNAVGVDVNTASAPLLTRVSGIAEGLAENIVAHRDAHGPFRTRAGLKDVPRLGPKAFEQCAGFLRIPGGDDPLDSSSVHPEAYPVVHRILDAAGADITTLIGNTTVLRGLRPADFVDDTFGLPTVSDILAELEKPGRDPRPAFRTAVFKEGVNTPADLEPGMVLEGVVTNVAAFGAFVDVGVHQDGLVHISAMSDRFVEDPREVVKPGDIVRVKVLDVDLRRKRISLTLRLDDGTRAGGERGGERGGRRGDSRDRGQRQGGRGGQAGGGGQGGRGGQGGRGAQGGRGGQGGGRGAQGGSRGGPGGGSGSGSGGGAMADALRRAGLDKGLPGGKDDRRRR; this is translated from the coding sequence GTGCCGCCCGCCCCGCCGGTCACCGAGCGGATCGCGACGGAGCTCGGCGTCCGGGAGGGGCAGGTGCGGGTCGCCGTCGACCTGCTCGACGGCGGCGCCACGGTGCCGTTCATCGCCCGCTACCGCAAGGAGGCCACCGGCGCGCTCGACGACACCCAGCTGCGCGCGCTCGAGGAGCGGCTGCGCTACCTGCGCGAGCTGGACGAGCGGCGCGCCGCGATCCTGGAGTCGATCGAGTCCCAGGGCAAGCTCACCGACGAACTGCGGGCGCGGATCACCGCCGCCGAGTCCAAGGCGCGGCTGGAGGACATCTACCTCCCGTACAAGCCCAAGCGCCGGACCAAGGCCCAGATCGCCCGCGAGGCCGGGCTGGAGCCGCTGGCCGACCTGCTGCTGAACGACCCCTCGCACGAGCCGGGCGCCGCGGCGGCCGGCTACGTCGACGCCGAGAAGGGCGTCGCCGACGAGGCCGCCGCGCTGGAGGGCGCCCGCGCCATCCTGGTCGAGCGGTTCGCGGAGGACGCCGACCTGATCGGCGGGCTCCGGGAGCGCATGTGGAACCAGGGCCGGATGGTCTCGCGGGTCCGTGCGGGCAAGGAGGAGGAGGGCGCGAAGTTCGCCGACTACTTCGACTTCGCCGAGCCGTTCGCCAAGCTCCCCTCGCACCGGATCCTCGCGCTGTTCCGCGGGGAGAAGGAGGAGGTCCTCGACCTCGACCTGGAGCCGGAGGAGACCGGCGAGGAGCCCGAGCCGGGCGCGCGCAGCTCCTACGAGGCCGAGATCGCCCGCCGCTTCGCCATCGCCGACCGGGGCCGTCCCGGCGACCGCTGGCTGCTGGACGCGGTGCGCTGGGCGTGGCGCACCCGCATCCTGGTCCACCTGGGCATCGACCTGCGCACCCGGCTGCGGCAGGAGGCCGAGGACGAGGCGGTCCGGGTGTTCGCCGCCAACCTGCGCGACCTGCTGCTGGCCGCGCCCGCGGGGACCCGCACCACCATGGGCCTGGACCCCGGCCTGCGCACCGGCGTCAAGGTCGCCGTCGTGGACGCCACCGGCAAGGTGGTGGCGACCGAGACGATCTACCCGCACGAGCCCCGGCGCCGCTGGGACGAGTCCGTCGAGACGCTGGCCCGGCTCGCCCGCGCCCACGCGGTCGACCTGGTCGCCATCGGCAACGGCACCGCCTCCCGGGAGACCGACAAGCTCGCCGCGGACCTGATCGCGCGCCACCCCGACCTGCGGCTCACCAAGATCATGGTGTCGGAGGCCGGGGCGTCGGTGTACTCCGCCTCCGCCTACGCCTCCCGCGAGCTGCCCGACCTGGACGTCTCGCTGCGCGGCGCGGTCTCCATCGCGCGGCGGCTGCAGGACCCGCTGGCCGAGCTGGTCAAGATCGACCCGAAGTCCATCGGGGTCGGGCAGTACCAGCACGACATCTCGGAGGTGAAGCTGTCGCGCTCGCTGGACGCGGTCGTCGAGGACGCCGTGAACGCGGTGGGCGTCGACGTCAACACCGCCTCCGCGCCGCTGCTGACCCGGGTGTCGGGGATCGCCGAGGGGCTGGCGGAGAACATCGTCGCCCACCGCGACGCGCATGGCCCGTTCCGGACCCGGGCCGGGCTCAAGGACGTGCCCCGGCTGGGCCCCAAGGCGTTCGAGCAGTGCGCGGGCTTCCTGCGCATCCCGGGCGGCGACGACCCGCTGGACTCCTCCAGCGTGCACCCGGAGGCGTACCCGGTGGTGCACCGGATCCTCGACGCGGCCGGCGCCGACATCACGACCCTGATCGGCAACACCACCGTGCTCAGGGGTTTGCGGCCGGCCGATTTCGTCGACGACACCTTCGGGCTGCCGACCGTGTCCGACATCCTGGCCGAGCTGGAGAAGCCCGGCCGCGACCCGCGCCCGGCGTTCCGGACCGCGGTCTTCAAGGAGGGCGTGAACACGCCGGCCGACCTGGAGCCCGGCATGGTCCTGGAAGGGGTCGTGACCAACGTCGCGGCGTTCGGCGCGTTCGTCGACGTCGGCGTGCACCAGGACGGGCTCGTGCACATCTCGGCGATGTCCGACCGCTTCGTCGAGGACCCGCGCGAGGTGGTCAAGCCGGGCGACATCGTCCGGGTGAAGGTGCTCGACGTGGACCTGCGGCGCAAGCGGATCTCGCTCACCCTGCGGCTCGATGACGGCACCCGGGCCGGTGGCGAACGGGGCGGCGAGCGGGGCGGCCGGCGCGGCGACTCCCGTGACCGGGGACAGCGCCAGGGCGGACGCGGCGGCCAGGCCGGAGGTGGCGGCCAGGGCGGACGCGGAGGTCAGGGCGGACGCGGTGCCCAGGGCGGACGAGGTGGCCAGGGCGGCGGACGCGGTGCCCAGGGCGGGAGCCGCGGCGGTCCCGGCGGCGGCTCGGGCAGCGGCTCGGGGGGCGGCGCCATGGCCGACGCGCTGCGGCGGGCCGGGCTCGACAAGGGCCTGCCGGGCGGCAAGGACGACCGGCGCCGGCGCTAG